The nucleotide window GGTGCTTGATGTGATCGATGGGGTTTCCGGCCAGGCGCGCCGGAGGCGGACCGGTCAGGCGGCTGGTCAGCTCGTCGACCAGGTCGGTGTCCAGATAGATGTAGATCGACGACAGGCTGCCGGTGATGTGGCTCAGGTAGCGGTATTCGGCGACGTACTCCCAGCTGGTTTCCTCATAGTCGTTGCGGTAGCTGTCGAGCTTGCCGAAGGTTTCGCCCGAGAGGATCGAGCGGGCAAAGATGTCGGCGATGTCCATGCCCAGCCGGTTGCGCATGCGCTGTTCGGAGGTGCTGATCGGCGGCGTGTTCTGCGTCGGCACGATGGTGCCGCCGTAATAACACTCCAGCGCTTCGGTGAGTAATTCGCGATCAATGGAAAAACCCACTTTGCCCATCGCCGAGCGATACATGCAATCGGGCGCCTGCTCGATCTGTTCCTGAACTTCGATCTTGTTCAGTTCAAGGCTGATGCGGTAGTTGCGCACGAAGTAATCGGCAATCAGGCGCGGGTTCTTGTTGGTGGTTTCCTTGATGTACTGCGGGATCTTGTGGTGATGCCGTCCCAACTTCTGCGGTTTCAGTGTGGTCAGGCTTTGGGCGGGCACGCCATGGTGGACTTTGGAATTGCCAGACATGTTGTGAACTGTATTCCTGGTGCTGAAAAGTGGGCCGGCATAATCGCTCGGCGGCTGTTGCAGAGGTCGAGTAGGGCGCGCGCACGAAAGCAGCGGGCACGGCGCCAACCTGCCGCCAATCTAGGCATGGGCGCGAGGTTGGGTTAAATCAATAGATATCAAATGAGCTTTTTTGAGCTCAGCTGTTAACTAATGATTCGGTTTAAGCGCAACTGATTGGTCAGCGGCGGCGAGGGGTTGTTAGCGTGCGCGCAGTTGTCCTGGCCTGTCTCCGTAAGATTTGGTAGTTGGACTTTCAGGGCGACGAAAGTTTCAGTTGGATTAAACTTTTCTTAAAATTTTTTCTGCAAAAGATATCCGGCGTGACTGCGGCTTATTTGCGCAGGCGCCCTCTGCGGCAAGGTGGTTACATTGAAGAGTGTCAGTCAGGCGATGAATTACTCATGCGACGAGCTATTCGATGAATTGCCGGCGCGCAAGCATGTGGTGGTGATTGGCGAAAGTGCCGAGGCAGGTTGCCAGTTATTGCGCGAACGGCTGCGCAAAGAGGGTTGTGAAGTTGTCGCGCGGGAGAACTTCGAACGCCTCGATCAGGCGCTGCTGAAGGATGTCGCACTGGTCTTCATCGTCATCGGTGGGCTGCCGGCGCACGCCTTGTATGCGCAGGTCAACGCGCTGGTGCAGCGGGTGCGCCACATCAGCGTGATTCCGGTGGTGCAGTATGCCGATCAGGAAAAGGCCGCCGCGCTGCTGGAGCTCGGCTGCGTCGACTACCTGCTGTCGCCGTTCAGCGACAGCCAGCTGACCGCACTGCTGCGCCGTCAGGAATACGCCAACGCGGCGCAGGAAAGCTTCGTCTCCTGCTCGCAGGCCGGCCGCCGCCTGCTGGCGATGGCCCAGCGCGTGTCGCTGACCCGCGCGCCGATCCTGATCACCGGCGAGACCGGCACCGGCAAGGAGCTGATGGCGCGTTACATCCATCGCTTCTCCGCCAGCGCCGAGGCGCCGTTCGTCGCGGTGAACTGCGCGGCGATCCCCGAGCAGATGCTCGAATCCATTCTCTTCGGTCACGAAAAAGGCGCCTTTACCGGCGCGGTGAGCGCCCAGCCGGGCAAGTTCGAGCTGGCCAACGGCGGCACCCTGCTGCTCGACGAGATCGGCGAGCTGCCGCTGGGGCTGCAGGCCAAGCTGCTGCGCGTGCTGCAGGAACAGCGTGTCGAACGTCTGGGCGGGCGCCGCGAGATCGAACTGAACGTGCGCATCATCGCCGCCACCAACCGCGACCTGCAGCAGGAGGTCGCCGAGGGCCGTTTCCGCGCCGACCTGATGTTCCGTCTCGACGTGCTGCCGCTGCACATCAGTCCGCTGCGCGAGCGCAAGGAAGACGTGTTGCCACTGGCGCGGCGCTTCATCGGCAAGTACGCGCCGCAGGACGCCGACACCGACCTGCTCACCGAGGACGCCTGCCGCGCGCTGCTGCAGCACGACTGGCCGGGCAATGCGCGGGAACTGGAAAACACCGTGCAGCGCGCTCTGGTGCTGCGCAACGGCCTGTTCATCCAGCCGCAGGACCTCGGCCTGGCGGCGCCGGCGCCGCTGGAGGCACGGCTGGAAAAGCCGCTGGCGGTGGCGGTGGAGAACGGCAAGGCGGCGCTGCGCGCCAGCGGCAAGTGGGCCGAATACCAGCATGTGATCGACACCATCCGCCGTTTCGACGGCCACAAGGCCAAGGCCGCCGCGAGCCTGGGCATGACTTCGCGCGCCTTGCGCTATCGCCTCAATGCCATGCGCGAGCAGGGCATCGAGCTGAATTTCTGAACAATCGGGGAGAGCAGCGATGAGTTCCATCATGCAGGTCCAGCAGCAGCTGCTGGGCCGGATGCAGCAACTGGCAGAGGCCGCCGACGGCCAGCCGATCCGCCCGGCGAGCGGGCCGGCCGCTGGCATCGGCGGCTCGTTCGAGGCCGCCCTGCGTTCGGTGGATGCCGAACAGCACCAGGCCAGCGCGGCGATGGCGGCGGTCGACAGTGGCAAGAGTGACGATCTGGTCGGCGCGATGATCGACAGCCAGAAGGCCAGCGTGTCGTTTTCCGCGTTGCTGCAGGTGCGCAACAAACTGACCACGGCGTTCGACGACGTCATGCGGATGCCGCTGTAAGCGGCCCAGAGAGCTGAGACGTGCTGCAGACAATCAAAAGCAAGTTGCCCGCCGGCGGGCTGAGACCCGATCCGCGCATCACCCTCGCCGGCATGGCGGTGGTCGCCGCGGCGCTGGCCGTGGCGGTGGTGTTCTACCTCTGGCGTGACAGCGGTTCGTTCCGCGCGCTGCACGGCGCCGGCGAGTCGTTCCCCGCCGCCGAGGTGATGCAGGTGCTCGATGCCGAGGCCCTGCAGTACCGCATCCACCCGCAGAGCGGGCAGATCCTGGTGCGCGAGGACCAGCTGGCGCAGGCGCGCATGCTGCTCTCGGCCAAGGGCGTGAAGGTCAGCCAACCGGCCGGCTATGAACTGTTCGATCAGGAAGAGCCGCTGGGCACCAGTCAGTTCGTCCAGGACGTGCGCCTCAAGCGCAGCCTGGAAGGCGAGCTGGCGCGCACGGTGATGGCACTCAAGGGCGTGCAGCATGCGCGGGTGCATCTGGCGCAGGAGGAGAACAGCTCCTTCGTGATCAGCAAGCGGGCGCCGACCAAGGCCTCGGTGATGCTGCAGCTGGATGCCGGTTACAAGCTCAGCAGCGATCAGGTCGCTGCCATCGTCAATCTGGTGGCCAACAGCGTGCCCAACCTCAAGCCGGAAGATGTCGGCGTGGTCGACCAGTACGGTGCGCTGCTGTCGCGCGGGCTCAACGTCGGCGGCGGTCCGGCGCAGAACTGGCGCGCCGTGGAGGATTACCAGCAGCAGGCGGTGGCCAACATCGAGCAGGTGCTGGCGCCGGTGCTGGGCAGCGGCAACTACCGCATCAGCGTGGCGGCGGACATCGACTTCAGCCAGAAGGAGGAAACCCTCCAGGCTTTCGGCGATGCGCCGCGTCTGCGTCGCGAGGTGCTGAGCAACGAGAGCGCGCTGGATCAGCTGGCCCTCGGCGTGCCCGGCTCGCTGAGCAACCGCCCGGTCGGCCCGCCGCAAGAAGGCGAGGAGCCCGCAGCGGCGGACAAGCAGACCAAGGGCGCCACCTCGCTGCGCGAGGAATCTACCCGCCAGCTCGACTATGACCAGAGCGTGATCCATGTGAAGCACGCCGGTTTCGCCCTGCGTCAGCAGAGCGTGGCGGTGGTGCTCAATGCCGCCGCCGCGCCGGAAGGTGGCTGGAGCGAGGCAGCGCGTGCCGAGCTGGAAGCCATGGTGCGCAGCGCGGTGGGCTTCCAGCAGGCGCGTGGCGACCTGCTGACCCTCAGCGTGCTGCCCTTCGCGGCGGTCGAGAATCCTGCCGAAACGCTGCCCTGGTGGGAGAACAGCCAGGTGCATGCGCTGGCCAAGGTCGGCGTCGCCGGGCTGATCGCCCTGCTGCTGTTGCTGATCGTGGTTCGCCCGGCGGTGCGCAACCTGACTCAGCGCGACGGTGCGCAGCTGCCGCAGGCGGAGCCGCCGGAAGGCACGCTGGCCCCGGCCGGTGTCGCCGCGGCGCTGGAAAGCGAGGTGCGGCCGGCGCTGGTCAGCCCGCGCCAGACTGACGGCCCGCACATCTTCGGCGAACTCAACCCGCTTTCGGAAATCCGTCTGCCGGCGCCGGGCTCGGGCCTGGAGTTGCAGATCGAGCATTTGCAGATGCTCGCCAAGAACGATCCCGAGCGCGTCTCGGAAGTCATCAAGCATTGGATAGGGCGCAATGAAAGAGACCTCAACCCAGCCGGCTGATCAGGACACCGCGTCCGCCAAGGAGATCAAGCCGCGCCCGCTGCAGCTGCGTTCGGTCAGTTCGCTCGACCAGGCGGCGATCCTCATGCTGAGCATGGGTGACGAGATATCCGCCGGCATCCTGCGCAACTTCTCGCGCGAGGAGATCATCAGCATCAGCCAGGCGATGGCGCGACTGTCCAACGTCAAGCAGCCGATGGTCTCCGACGTGATCAGCCGCTTCTTCGACGATTACAAGGAGCAGAGCAGCATCAAGGGCGCCTCGCGCAGCTACCTGGCCGGCATGCTCGGCAAGGCGCTGGGCGGCGACATCACCCGCTCGCTGCTGGACTCCATCTATGGCGAGGAAATCCGCGCCAAGATGGCCAAGATGGAATGGCTCGATCCCAAGCAATTCGCCGCGCTGATCGCCAAGGAGCACGCGCAGATGCAGGCGGTGTTCCTCGCCTTCCTGCCGCCGGGCATGGCCACCGAGGTGCTCGAATGCATGCCGGCCGAGCGCCAGGACGAACTGCTCTACCGCATCGCCAACCTCTCGGAGGTCAACAGCGACGTGATCGCCGAGCTGGAGCAGCTGATCGACCGCAGCCTGCGCGTGCTCAGCACCCAGGGCTCGCAGGTGCGCGGGGTGAAGCAGGCGGCCGACATCATGAACCGCTTCAAGGGCAACCGCGACCAGATGTTCGAGCTGCTGCGCGCGCACAACGAGGAGCTGGTCGGCAAGATCGAGGATGAGATGTACGACTTCTTCATCCTCTCGCGACAGAACCAGGACGTGCTGCAGACCCTGCTGGAAGTGATTCCGCTGGAAGAATGGGTGGTCGCGCTGAAGGGTGCCGAGCCGGCGCTGGTGCGGGCGATCCAGGGCGCGATGCCCAAGCGTCAGGCGCAGCAGATGGAATCGATCAACCGCCGCCAGGGCCCGGTGCCGCTGTCGCGCGTCGAGCAGGTGCGCAAGGACATCATGGCGGTGGTCCGCGAGATGTCCGCCGATGGCGAGCTGCAGGTGCAGCTGTTCCGCGAACAGACGGTGGAATGAGATGACGGTCAAGGTGGTCAAGGGCGCGGGCCGCAGCTGGCGGCCGTTCCGGTTCCCGCCACGGGTCAAGGCCCCGGCGCAGCTCGCCGAGGGTCTGGCCGGCGATCCGGCGGCGCTGCAACGCGCGGTGGCCGAAGGTTTTCAGGAAGGCATCGACAAGGGCTACCGCGAGGGCCTCGAGCAGGGCCGCGAGGCGGGGCATCGCGAGGGCTTCGAGCGCGGCGTCGAGGATGGCCGCAGCATCGGCCGCGAAGAGGGGCGCCAGCAGGGGCGTCAGGCCTTCGAGACTGCTGCGCGGCCGCTGGACGGGTTGATCGAGATGTTTGAGCACTTCCAGCGCGATTACCAGCAGGCACGCCGCGAAGAGTTGCTGGAGCTGGTGCAAAAGGTTGCCAAGCAGGTGATCCGCTGCGAGCTGACCCTGCACCCCACGCAGTTGCTGACCCTCGCCGAGGAAGCGCTGAATGCCATGCCCGGCGACCAGGACGACGTGCGCATTCACCTCAACCCGGAGGAGTGCGCGCGCATTCGCGAGCTGGCCCCGGAGCGCGCCGCCGCCTGGCGCCTGGTGCCGGACGACAAGCTGGCGCTCGGCGAATGCCGCGTGCTGACCGCCCAGGCCGAAGCCGATATCGGTTGCCAGCAGCGCCTGGATTCATGCATGGACACCCTCGCCGAACACATGCGGGACTCGGCCTGAGATGTCCCTGCGCGAGAGCTTCCGGCTCGACGAGGCGCTGCGCTCGCTGGACAAGGTGCAGCTGGCCAAGGTCAGCGGCCGCCTGGTGCGCGTCTCCGGCATGCTGCTGGAAAGCCTCGGCTGCCAGCGCATGACCGGCCAGCGCTGCTATGTCGAACTGGCCGACGGCGCCATGCTCGAAGCGCAGGTGGTGGGCTTCAACCGCGATATCACCTACCTGATGCCGTTCAAGAAACCGATGGGCCTGAGTGCCGGCTCGCGGGTCTTCCCGGCACCCGACGAGGCGATGCTGCACATCGACGAATCCTGGCTCGGGCGGGTGGTCAACGGCCTCGGTGAGCCGCTGGACGAACTGGGCAAGCTCGGCGGCTGCGATCCGCTGCCGACTGAGCTGCCCTCGGTCAATCCGCTCAAACGCCGGCCGGTGGAGGCGCCGCTGGACGTCGGCGTGCGCGCGATCAACGCCCTGCTGACCCTCGGCAAGGGCCAGCGCGTCGGCCTGTTCGCCGGTTCCGGCGTCGGCAAGAGCGTGCTGCTGGGCATGATCACCCGGCAGACCAAGGCCGATGTGGTGGTGGTCGGCCTGATCGGCGAGCGCGGCCGCGAGGTACAGGAATTCATCCTGCATGCGCTGGGCGAGGAGGGCCTGAAAAAGGCCGTGGTGGTGGTGGCGCCGGCCAACGAATCGCCGCTGATGCGCCTCAAGGCCACCGAGCTGTGCCACAGCATCGCTGCCTATTTCCGCGACCAGGGCCATGACGTGCTGCTGCTGGTCGACTCGCTGACCCGCTACGCCATGGCCCAGCGCGAGATCGCCCTGGCCCTCGGCGAGCCTCCGGCGACCAAGGGCTATCCGCCGTCGGTGTTCGGCATGCTGCCGGAACTGGTGGAAAGCGCCGGCAATGGCGCCGATGGCAGTGGCAGCCTCAGCGCGATCTACACCGTGCTCGCCGAGGGCGACGACCAGCAGGACCCGATCGTCGACTGCGCGCGGGCGATTCTCGACGGCCACATCGTGCTGTCGCGCCGCCTGGCCGAGGCCGGTCACTACCCGGCGATCGACGTCGGCGCCTCGGTCAGCCGCTGCATGAGCCAGGTCGGCCAG belongs to Pseudomonas phenolilytica and includes:
- the fliE gene encoding flagellar hook-basal body complex protein FliE, with amino-acid sequence MSSIMQVQQQLLGRMQQLAEAADGQPIRPASGPAAGIGGSFEAALRSVDAEQHQASAAMAAVDSGKSDDLVGAMIDSQKASVSFSALLQVRNKLTTAFDDVMRMPL
- a CDS encoding FliG C-terminal domain-containing protein, with the translated sequence MKETSTQPADQDTASAKEIKPRPLQLRSVSSLDQAAILMLSMGDEISAGILRNFSREEIISISQAMARLSNVKQPMVSDVISRFFDDYKEQSSIKGASRSYLAGMLGKALGGDITRSLLDSIYGEEIRAKMAKMEWLDPKQFAALIAKEHAQMQAVFLAFLPPGMATEVLECMPAERQDELLYRIANLSEVNSDVIAELEQLIDRSLRVLSTQGSQVRGVKQAADIMNRFKGNRDQMFELLRAHNEELVGKIEDEMYDFFILSRQNQDVLQTLLEVIPLEEWVVALKGAEPALVRAIQGAMPKRQAQQMESINRRQGPVPLSRVEQVRKDIMAVVREMSADGELQVQLFREQTVE
- the fliH gene encoding flagellar assembly protein FliH codes for the protein MTVKVVKGAGRSWRPFRFPPRVKAPAQLAEGLAGDPAALQRAVAEGFQEGIDKGYREGLEQGREAGHREGFERGVEDGRSIGREEGRQQGRQAFETAARPLDGLIEMFEHFQRDYQQARREELLELVQKVAKQVIRCELTLHPTQLLTLAEEALNAMPGDQDDVRIHLNPEECARIRELAPERAAAWRLVPDDKLALGECRVLTAQAEADIGCQQRLDSCMDTLAEHMRDSA
- the fliF gene encoding flagellar basal-body MS-ring/collar protein FliF, with protein sequence MLQTIKSKLPAGGLRPDPRITLAGMAVVAAALAVAVVFYLWRDSGSFRALHGAGESFPAAEVMQVLDAEALQYRIHPQSGQILVREDQLAQARMLLSAKGVKVSQPAGYELFDQEEPLGTSQFVQDVRLKRSLEGELARTVMALKGVQHARVHLAQEENSSFVISKRAPTKASVMLQLDAGYKLSSDQVAAIVNLVANSVPNLKPEDVGVVDQYGALLSRGLNVGGGPAQNWRAVEDYQQQAVANIEQVLAPVLGSGNYRISVAADIDFSQKEETLQAFGDAPRLRREVLSNESALDQLALGVPGSLSNRPVGPPQEGEEPAAADKQTKGATSLREESTRQLDYDQSVIHVKHAGFALRQQSVAVVLNAAAAPEGGWSEAARAELEAMVRSAVGFQQARGDLLTLSVLPFAAVENPAETLPWWENSQVHALAKVGVAGLIALLLLLIVVRPAVRNLTQRDGAQLPQAEPPEGTLAPAGVAAALESEVRPALVSPRQTDGPHIFGELNPLSEIRLPAPGSGLELQIEHLQMLAKNDPERVSEVIKHWIGRNERDLNPAG
- a CDS encoding FliM/FliN family flagellar motor C-terminal domain-containing protein; amino-acid sequence: MSGNSKVHHGVPAQSLTTLKPQKLGRHHHKIPQYIKETTNKNPRLIADYFVRNYRISLELNKIEVQEQIEQAPDCMYRSAMGKVGFSIDRELLTEALECYYGGTIVPTQNTPPISTSEQRMRNRLGMDIADIFARSILSGETFGKLDSYRNDYEETSWEYVAEYRYLSHITGSLSSIYIYLDTDLVDELTSRLTGPPPARLAGNPIDHIKHLPVRLDCVVAAAQMPLAQVLDLQLNDILMLRPLDRYEVRINQQKLYRGTIFEEDGALFLTSLESVNPQ
- a CDS encoding sigma-54 dependent transcriptional regulator, yielding MNYSCDELFDELPARKHVVVIGESAEAGCQLLRERLRKEGCEVVARENFERLDQALLKDVALVFIVIGGLPAHALYAQVNALVQRVRHISVIPVVQYADQEKAAALLELGCVDYLLSPFSDSQLTALLRRQEYANAAQESFVSCSQAGRRLLAMAQRVSLTRAPILITGETGTGKELMARYIHRFSASAEAPFVAVNCAAIPEQMLESILFGHEKGAFTGAVSAQPGKFELANGGTLLLDEIGELPLGLQAKLLRVLQEQRVERLGGRREIELNVRIIAATNRDLQQEVAEGRFRADLMFRLDVLPLHISPLRERKEDVLPLARRFIGKYAPQDADTDLLTEDACRALLQHDWPGNARELENTVQRALVLRNGLFIQPQDLGLAAPAPLEARLEKPLAVAVENGKAALRASGKWAEYQHVIDTIRRFDGHKAKAAASLGMTSRALRYRLNAMREQGIELNF
- the fliI gene encoding flagellar protein export ATPase FliI, translating into MSLRESFRLDEALRSLDKVQLAKVSGRLVRVSGMLLESLGCQRMTGQRCYVELADGAMLEAQVVGFNRDITYLMPFKKPMGLSAGSRVFPAPDEAMLHIDESWLGRVVNGLGEPLDELGKLGGCDPLPTELPSVNPLKRRPVEAPLDVGVRAINALLTLGKGQRVGLFAGSGVGKSVLLGMITRQTKADVVVVGLIGERGREVQEFILHALGEEGLKKAVVVVAPANESPLMRLKATELCHSIAAYFRDQGHDVLLLVDSLTRYAMAQREIALALGEPPATKGYPPSVFGMLPELVESAGNGADGSGSLSAIYTVLAEGDDQQDPIVDCARAILDGHIVLSRRLAEAGHYPAIDVGASVSRCMSQVGQPAHLGAARQLKELYSTFEKIRELIPLGGYTPGMDPKTDRAVQLAPTIERFLRQEVGEAAELELSIVTLQNIIGKPR